A genomic stretch from Candidatus Methylomirabilota bacterium includes:
- a CDS encoding PAS domain S-box protein: MRESENKYRALVNEINDGLFVVDAQGVITFANRSLAKIHGLESPEQLVGRSFLEFVAPVELDRTKELFVRAVEAGTTAKVVETQIVRSNGESAFIEVKSAPILEDGRVVGLWGILHDITERKRAEGQMRLQAAALEAAANGILIADRNGTIMWVNPAFTQLTGYTAEEAIGRNPRILRSGQHDQAFYRNLWETVLSGRVWQGEIINRRKDGSFYTENQTITSVRDQRGDITHFIAIKQDITERSRLEDRLRQAQKLEAIGLLAGGIAHDFNNHLNGIIGFAELALAQIPSDSKGHRYVSRVPEIGRQAADLIGQVLSFAQKAPLQRKPLDLDSLLQETVSILRRTLPETITIKPEPTDEPLTVNADGAQVQQILLNLATNARDAMPHGGILTLRLTRVALIEASLGGHPERRVGTFACLTVADTGTGIPAAIRDRLFEPFFTTKETGHGTGLGLASVYGIAHQREGWIEVETAEGQGSAFHVFLPLISDSAKAAPPAEKTLPRGTETLLLVEDNPMLLELGEILLRGLGYTVFTAVDGVEALAAFRAHPGIALVLTDAIMPRMGAVDLIPALRALNPEIKVLVATGYAPDEIQHSLEGFGVAGYVRKPFSQVNLATAVRTAIDGQAPIEMA, encoded by the coding sequence CTGCGGGAAAGCGAGAACAAATATCGCGCGCTTGTGAATGAAATCAACGATGGGCTGTTTGTGGTGGACGCTCAGGGCGTCATCACCTTTGCAAATCGGTCGCTAGCCAAGATTCACGGTCTTGAAAGCCCAGAGCAACTGGTAGGCCGCAGCTTTTTGGAATTCGTCGCCCCCGTCGAGCTGGATCGCACGAAGGAGTTATTCGTCCGTGCGGTGGAGGCGGGGACCACGGCTAAGGTCGTAGAGACTCAGATCGTACGCTCGAACGGGGAGAGTGCTTTCATTGAGGTGAAGTCGGCTCCCATCCTGGAGGACGGCAGGGTTGTGGGTCTCTGGGGGATCCTGCACGATATCACCGAGCGTAAGCGGGCCGAGGGGCAAATGCGCCTTCAGGCGGCTGCGCTGGAAGCGGCCGCGAACGGTATCCTCATTGCTGATCGCAACGGTACGATCATGTGGGTCAACCCGGCCTTTACGCAACTGACCGGCTATACCGCTGAAGAGGCTATAGGCCGGAACCCGCGCATCCTCAGGTCGGGTCAACATGATCAGGCGTTCTACCGCAACCTGTGGGAGACCGTTCTTTCCGGGAGAGTGTGGCAAGGCGAGATAATCAATCGTCGCAAGGATGGCAGCTTCTACACCGAGAATCAAACCATTACGTCCGTCAGGGACCAACGCGGGGATATTACCCATTTTATCGCCATCAAACAGGATATCACCGAGCGCAGCCGTCTCGAAGACCGGCTTCGCCAGGCGCAGAAGTTGGAGGCCATCGGCCTCCTGGCCGGGGGGATCGCGCACGACTTCAATAATCACCTGAATGGGATTATCGGCTTTGCGGAACTGGCTTTGGCGCAAATACCCTCGGACAGCAAGGGACACCGTTACGTCAGCCGGGTGCCGGAGATAGGCCGCCAAGCGGCGGATCTCATAGGCCAGGTGTTAAGCTTTGCGCAGAAAGCTCCGCTGCAACGGAAGCCGCTGGACCTGGACTCACTGCTCCAAGAGACGGTGAGCATCTTACGACGAACACTGCCCGAGACGATCACGATCAAGCCGGAGCCCACTGATGAGCCCCTCACGGTCAATGCCGATGGCGCCCAAGTGCAGCAGATTCTCCTCAATCTTGCCACCAACGCCCGTGACGCTATGCCCCATGGGGGGATTCTGACTCTTCGGCTGACTCGGGTCGCGCTGATCGAGGCGAGCCTGGGAGGGCATCCGGAGCGCCGCGTGGGCACCTTCGCCTGTCTGACCGTGGCCGATACCGGGACCGGCATCCCGGCCGCCATCCGGGATCGCCTCTTCGAGCCGTTCTTCACGACCAAGGAGACCGGCCATGGAACCGGCTTGGGCTTGGCCTCGGTCTACGGGATCGCTCACCAGCGCGAGGGCTGGATCGAGGTGGAGACGGCCGAAGGCCAAGGAAGCGCCTTCCACGTCTTCCTCCCCTTAATTTCCGATTCCGCAAAAGCTGCGCCTCCAGCCGAGAAGACTCTACCGCGGGGGACCGAGACGCTCCTGCTGGTCGAGGACAACCCGATGCTCCTGGAGTTGGGAGAGATCCTTCTCCGGGGTCTTGGATACACTGTCTTTACTGCCGTCGATGGGGTCGAGGCGCTGGCAGCCTTCCGGGCTCATCCCGGCATTGCGCTGGTCCTTACCGACGCCATCATGCCCCGGATGGGAGCGGTAGATTTGATTCCGGCTCTACGCGCTCTCAATCCTGAAATCAAGGTACTGGTTGCTACCGGCTATGCCCCGGACGAGATTCAGCATAGCCTGGAAGGCTTTGGGGTTGCCGGTTATGTTCGGAAGCCATTTTCCCAAGTCAATCTGGCTACTGCGGTCCGTACGGCCATCGATGGTCAAGCGCCTATCGAAATGGCTTGA